In [Clostridium] cellulosi, one genomic interval encodes:
- a CDS encoding hypothetical protein (High confidence in function and specificity) has product MNADALIFDMDGTLWDSSETVAASWNEVLADYGVTEPLTAEKLKTLMGKQLPQIGKELFPDMETEECIQLIQKCCDHEQEVIKKRGGKLYDGLEETLKSLSSHMKLFIVSNCQEGYIEAFFEFHKLGKYFNDYQCAGLAGKTKGENIIDIISRNNIKSAYYVGDTQIDYEATRKACIPFIYASYGFGEVTNYEYKISAITDLTAMFQ; this is encoded by the coding sequence ATGAACGCGGATGCATTAATTTTTGATATGGATGGAACCCTATGGGATTCTTCCGAGACTGTTGCCGCCTCATGGAATGAAGTGTTGGCGGATTACGGAGTCACGGAACCACTGACAGCGGAGAAGTTAAAGACATTAATGGGTAAACAATTACCACAGATTGGAAAAGAATTATTTCCAGATATGGAAACCGAAGAATGTATTCAGCTTATTCAAAAATGCTGTGACCACGAACAGGAAGTAATAAAAAAGCGCGGCGGAAAACTTTATGATGGACTGGAAGAAACATTAAAAAGTCTTTCGTCGCACATGAAACTGTTTATAGTCAGTAACTGTCAAGAAGGATATATTGAAGCATTTTTTGAATTTCACAAGTTAGGCAAATATTTTAATGATTATCAATGTGCAGGCTTGGCCGGAAAAACCAAAGGTGAGAATATCATTGATATAATAAGCCGCAACAATATAAAAAGCGCGTATTATGTCGGTGATACTCAAATCGATTATGAAGCAACACGAAAGGCATGTATTCCGTTTATTTATGCTTCATATGGTTTCGGCGAAGTCACAAATTACGAATACAAAATCAGCGCGATAACAGATCTGACAGCAATGTTTCAATAA